From Pseudochaenichthys georgianus chromosome 11, fPseGeo1.2, whole genome shotgun sequence, a single genomic window includes:
- the LOC139434850 gene encoding fibrocystin-L-like, with product MHSSSINIAPGSKKRVPLQADQTNDAVNEAQTIVAQYEVFNEEQELTFESWPNNSAAVKEVQEVTVSSSCASHLCGNTFFSLGYGDTKTGPIAVSASAAEVQASLNHLWSIKPDKVQVTKQDNTFTVTFDSDRGDFKPLHYEVFGSDTNITVAEVTKGKSNMETFTLLWGGIPTKPITFNATGSEVQSALEDMMKGECPKEILTTEGTDVKYFKDFENDNSQFDTAAEGTPVKNVAFCGLWSLKNAGVLFKNSYTKESGGNYGSVTLAKHPTLCFAYKGMLKDEVGLKFTYSDSQGETKTETAKIATLFNKGDKWSYKCMDMESSLQNDYIGGKYTLLEVYLYKDASGADFYVDAIHIGESATAMEENAVPNKRRPPPFESSGRSFEAIAVTSVISTALPISYRITATPIECAFDFPLLEVGFLQQQQLCCRQATVSLSACGVLWEGGGAHGSSLLQNNTSQKLPSQQAAGEAAGNSWEISRMESWMKAAGLLLAVWVLLLQFCPGRPKLDPSEYSTGNLVFMVSDTLSVPCDVEKDSTHGKQITCYTRLCGNRTPTIGSMTPVSGPSRSLHGRDACDFLKPNSDDLYGIKLNSDTSWHGWMSCKMTGTYVGHHNLSYILDNEFGRSLVGKNLFRVSTLDKLSMFQTYAEVTGVSPSDGSVMGGTVVTIHGRNFDQTDAPARVLLGGNPTSDNFSYFVFTQYKVFKT from the exons ATGCATTCAT CTTCTATCAACATTGCCCCTGGTTCAAAGAAGAGAGTCCCTTTACAAGCAGACCAGACAAATGATGCTGTCAATGAAGCTCAGACTATTGTGGCTCAATATGAAGTGTTCAATGAGGAACAG GAGCTGACCTTTGAATCCTGGCCCAACAATAGCGCCGCAGTCAAAGAGGTCCAGGAGGTCACGGTCAGCAGCAGCTGTGCCAGCCACCTTTGTGGGAACACCTTCTTCAGCCTGGGCTACGGAGATACAAAGACAG GACCAATTGCAGTCAGCGCCTCAGCTGCTGAGGTGCAAGCCTCCTTGAACCACCTTTGGTCCATCAAGCCCGACAAAGTCCAGGTCACCAAACAGGACAACACCTTCACAGTCACATTCGACTCTGACAGAG GGGATTTCAAACCTCTTCACTATGAGGTCTTCGGCTCCGACACCAACATCACTGTTGCTGAGGTCACCAAGGGGAAGAGCAACATGGAGACCTTCACTCTGCTGTGGGGGGGAATCCCAACAAAGCCCATCACTTTCAATGCAACTGGGTCTGAG GTGCAGTCAGCTCTGGAGGACATGATGAAGGGCGAGTGTCCCAAAGAGATCCTGACCACTGAGGGGACTGATGTGAAGTACTTCAAAGACTTTGAAAACGACAACTCGCAG TTTGATACTGCTGCAGAAGGGACTCCAGTGAAAAACGTCGCTTTCTGTGGCCTGTGGTCCCTGAAAAACGCCGGGGTCCTTTTCAAGAACAGTTACACCAAAGAGTCCGGTGGCAACTACGGATCCGTGACATTGGCCAAGCATCCCACG CTTTGCTTCGCATACAAGGGAATGTTGAAAGATGAAGTTGGATTGAAGTTCACCTACAGCGACAGCCAAGGCGAAACCAAGACAGAGACCGCGAAGATCGCCACTCTCTTCAACAAGGGCGACAA ATGGAGTTACAAATGCATGGACATGGAGAGTTCCCTGCAGAATGATTATATTGGAGGCAAATACACTCTACTGGAGGTTTACCTCTACAAAGACGCCTCTGGTGCAGATTTCTACGTGGACGCCATTCACATCGGAGAGAGCGCTACCGCCATGGAGGAAAATG CTGTTCCCAACAAGAGGAGGCCTCCACCCTTTGAAAGCTCTGGTCGTTCATTCGAGGCGATCGCCGTCACCAGTGTCATATCAACTGCTCTACCCATCAGCTACCGCATCACAGCCACACCAATAGAATGTGCCTTTGATTTCCCTCTGCTAGAAGTTGGCTTCCTGCAG cagcagcagctctgctGCCGCCAGGCAACTGTCAGTCTGAGCGCCTGTGGAGTACTatgggagggaggcggggctcacGGCAGCTCGTTACTGCAGAACAATAC TTCTCAAAAGCTTCCATCACAGcaggctgcaggtgaagcagcaggGAATTCCTGGGAAATCTCCAGGATGGAGTCTTGGATGAAGGCGGCAGGTCTCCTCCTCGCAgtgtgggtgctgctgctgca GTTTTGCCCTGGAAGACCCAAGCTGGATCCAAGTGAATACTCAACGGGCAACCTTGTGTTCATGGTGTCGGACACCCTGTCAGTCCCCTGTGACGTGGAGAAAGACTCCACACACGGCAAGCAGATCACCTGTTACACCAG ACTGTGTGGTAATCGCACGCCTACTATCGGCTCTATGACTCCAGTCAGTGGTCCCTCCAGG AGCCTACATGGGAGGGATGCATGTGATTTTCTTAAACCCAACTCAGATGACCT ATATGGCATCAAACTGAACTCTGACACTTCTTGGCATGGAtggatgagctgcaaaatgacggGGACGTATGTTG GGCATCACAACTTGAGTTACATTCTCGACAATGAATTTGGAAG GAGTTTAGTAGGGAAGAATTTGTTCAGGGTTTCCACGTTGGACAAGCTGTCCATGTTTCAGACCTATGCAG AGGTGACAGGAGTCTCCCCATCCGATGGCAGTGTCATGGGTGGAACCGTGGTGACCATCCACGGACGCAACTTCGACCAAACCGATGCGCCGGCACGCGTTCTCCTTGGAGGTAACCCAACATCTGACAACTTCTCTTACTTTGTTTTCACACAGTACAAAGTGTTCAAGACTTAA
- the LOC117455096 gene encoding transcription and mRNA export factor ENY2-2-like: protein MSKDSQMRAAINQKLIEMGERERLKELLRAKLVECGWKDQLKAHCKDVIKEKGLEHVTVEDLVTEVTPKGRALVPDSVKKELLQRIRAFLAQHATL, encoded by the exons ATGAGCAAAGACTCCCAGATGAGGGCTGCAATAAACCAGAAGCTGATAGAAATGGGGGAACGGGAGCG GTTGAAGGAACTGCTCAGGGCAAAGCTGGTGGAGTGTGGATGGAAGGATCAGCTGAAGGCACACTGCAAAG ATGTGATCAAAGAAAAGGGCCTTGAGCATGTCACAGTGGAGGATCTGGTTACAGAAGTCACACCAAAAGGCAGAG CACTCGTGCCAGACAGTGTGAAGAAAGAGCTCCTGCAGAGAATCCGAGCTTTCCTAGCTCAACACGCCACCTTGTGA